Genomic DNA from Triticum dicoccoides isolate Atlit2015 ecotype Zavitan chromosome 4B, WEW_v2.0, whole genome shotgun sequence:
tcaatgcacattcggagtgatttgtccttcttaggaaccgtgacgacattagcgagccactcggagtggtatatctctcggataaatcctgccgccaacagtcgagccacttcctcaccaatggcttttctcttctggacggcggaccgccgaagatgctctttgactggttttgcagatgagtcgactcttaggcgatgctcagccagtcccctgggaacacctggcatgtcagcgggcttccatgcaaaaatgtcccagttctcacggaggaactggattagcgcttcttcctatttcgggtcgagtgttgtggagatgtgggtcggagctgcatcggggtcggtcgggtgaatgtgaacaggcttcgtctcaccggatgactgaaatgcagattctgtggcgggtttcttggatcgaagcaagtcactcggatctgcgttttgcttgtattcttcgaactcgaccgctgtcacctgggaatcagcaatctttaagcccttctgaaagcactcttctgcctttttctgatcacgggtgacagtgatcactcctttggggccgggcatcttcaatttgaggtacacgtaacatggtcgagccatgaaccgcgcataagctggtctccccaaaatggcatgatatgcactctgaaaatccacgacctcaaacgtcaacttctctttgagaaaatgtttcgaatcaccaaacaccacgtccagagctatttggccgagtgactcggctttcttccctggtataactccatgaaagctcatgttactggtgctcagtcgggacatcggaatgcccattcctttcagtgtgtctgcatacaacaaattcagcccgctaccaccgtccatcagcacctttgtcagtcgagtgccttcgacaactggatcgaccaccaaagcttgcctcccaggggtggcaatatgagtcgggtgatcagtttggtcgaatgtgatgggtgtttgggaccatttcaaataatttgcttttgctggggtaaccatgttcacctcacggttaatgactttcaatcgactcttgctttccgcatctgcaaagatcatcagagtggagttgatatgcggatatccttcctcactgtcctccttgccttcaaccttgtctgactccttttccttgtccttagactgttttccttgaaactgctggatcaggagtcgacattggcgagtggtatgctttgggtaaatgatattcccctcttcgtctttcttcgtgtggatgtggcacggcatatccatcacgtcgttcccttatttatcctttaccttcttagggttccaggatccttttggtttccccttaaactttccctgagtcacggccagagactctccaggagctgccggttcagccttccgcttctgtttccgactggtgtttcccttctccgactgactcggcttgtgcttgccgcttcggagtcggtcttcttcttcgccgttggtgtacttggtagcaatttccatcatcctactcaaggtcatgtcaccggttcgaacaaatttcaaactcaattctctgttcttgacaccatccttgaaggcgcagactgcctgatgatcagacacattctccacagtatggtgcaaagtgatccacctctgaatatactccctgagagtctcattggtcttctgcacgcagacttgcagctccgtcaatccagccggtcgcttgcaagttccttcaaacgttctgacgaacactcgggacagatcttcccaagtgtaaatgctgctaggaggtaactgagtcaaccatgctctggcagaaccttccaacatgaggggcagatgtttcatggccacctcatcattcccaccaccaatttgaaccgccactcggtagtcctcaagccaagtttcaggcttagactcaccagtgaacttgctgactcctgttgccaacctgaaattgggagggatcactgcggctctgatagctctgttgAAACATTCCGGactagaaacatgcactcgactgctcgtaggcgcatctctgtcgagtccacctcgatgggctctgttccggtcgaccaagccttgcacgataatggatcgcgcgtcgaagcctggttctctggggtcgactggaactcttcgccccgcactgagctgacgtctgtcatcttgctgccggggagcgtaagacccacccctcggaggggaattgggcactcgacgcctatcatctcggtcgtgtcggtctccatattggtctcgccgattctcgcgcccttcacgccgcggaggcgatctggggctgtgagccgactgaaccgtattcgcaacgacggatcgactgtgaattctgttgcgcgactgcgacacggccgaattctgatcacctgctgcccggagcagatccctgatctgcatcaagcctctgccagcttccgactgagagggctggatggactctgcaatacgggtcgcagctgctaaattctggattggggttcgatatacctgagtcggcgggaagagttgacgtcgactggtgtcgggaactcgttgtcgtgcgcgctcgtcgagtgctcgctgaagattctccaggcaagtgcgttcggccaagttggccaaacgtgcctcctccaaggcgcgggcctcgggggtttctcctgcgatgggagtacgcagggcatccacgttcctgcggcgaagttcctctctttgcagagagtcgagtggctcgggctggtactcttcgtggtctcgtgcggggtcgcctccgtcgcctgccccaccatcacgggcgaagccaggggggctgcggggcccgtcgaccatcaggatttccgccgctggatcactgctatcgcactcggatgcagtctctacggagccagtcgacagatcgaacaggccgtaaagagattcatcgggctcgattgccgcaacttgggtggtggccgtctggcgagccaccgcgtgcctcacccaccgctgaagcctcgaccggcccgagcgcttgcgctggcgggagaccgggagggtggccgatgggggagtcgaccgatacggggtcgacggttgccgcagcagaacgccgcggacacatgcgcgaaaatgcgtcgcaccgcggacggggagcgcatcgacgtcgagtggagcctcctggagccaggcggagtcgtcggcgacgaaggtgagagcaccgagacggatctctcagccctcgaccaaaactccagcagccaccatgatgaaagtactcggaagaatcgcaacttctccacaaaatcactaaaacacctgccccacggtgggcgccaactgtcgtggatctaagtctgacagtagagtgggggtaggtatggagaggcaaggtcctaggtatggagaggttgtaaacacaagagatgtacgagttcaggcccttctcggaggaagtaaaagccctacgtctcggagcccggaggcggtcgagtggattacgtgtatatgagttacagagtgccgaacccttctacctgtggaggggggtggcttatatagagtgcgccaggaccccagccagcccacgtaggagagggtttaaggtgcgttaagtccggggcgttactggtaacgccccacataaagtgtctttactatcataaagtctacttaattacagaccgttgcagtgcagagtgccacttgaccttctggtggtcgagtgagtcttcgtggtcgagtccttcaagtcagtcgagtgaatccctcgtaggtcgactggaaggtgatctcttctaaggatgtccctgggcagggtacttagatcaggtctgtgaccctaccctaggtacatgactccatcatttacCACCAAGGGCGATGAACGCTCCATGAGCCACTTTCTTTGTAAAAAAGGTGTCAGACGAGGAGACCCACTTTCCCCACTGATCTTTGTACTAGTTGCAGACATGCTCCAAACCATGATAATGAGGCCATGACATATTCACTGGTGAACTCTCCCTTGCTGCACAATTCATGCTCTGACTACCCAATCATCCAATATGCCGATGATACCATCTTAGTGGCTAATGCAGATGTTCAACAGCTCATCCACATTAAAAATCTTCTACTTCATTTTGCTGCTTATACCGGGCTCAAAGTGAACTACTCTAAGTCCACCGTGATTTCCATCAACACCCCTACCACAAAGATGAATGAGCTATCTGCTTTACTTGGTTGCAAGATTGGAACTTTGTCACACACATATCTTGATCTCCCACTCAGCACATCCAAGCCCAAATTAGTGGATTTTGTGCCCATGATGAAGAGGATTGAAAACAGATTGCTTAGTTGTTCCACACCCTTATCCACTGGTGACAAGCTTACCTTGATCAAATCTGTCTTCACCAGTATGCCCACAATTTTAATGCGCACATTATCTCTGCCTAAAACTGTGGTTAAACAAATAAACATATACCTCAAGCAATGTTTTTGGAGAAAATATGGGACTATTGACTCTGGATATACATTAATCTCATGGGAGGAAGTTTGTACACCTAAAGAAGATGGGTACTAGCAGCATTGGACATTGGCACACACAACCAAGCTCTCCTGATGAAATTTCTTCACAAATTCCTCAATAAAAAAGACATTCCTTGGGTTAACATCATTTGGGAGACTTACTACCAAACAACACTTCCTGGTGACAGAAATGTTTCTGGTGGAGAATTGTTTCCAGACTTCTCCTTGTTTTAAACAACATGATATATGCAAGGCTGGAACAGGAGACATAACTCTTTTTTGGACTTATAACTGGTCTGGAAAACCCTTATCACTCACATTCCAGAGCTATATTCTTTGCCATCAATGGGGACATCACTCTATCCAAGGTTATTGAACAACAAGACACCAGTCAGCATTTCCATAGGCCACTATCACTCCAGGCTTATCAGCAGTTCAACACATTGGAGGAATTTCTTGGTACCAAAATGGCAAGTGGTGAGCAAGACAGGTGGCATTATTCCTGGAACAGCAACACTTGTTCATCCATGAAGATGTATAGAGAACTCAAGAAGACAGAAGTTCCCCACAACATTTACAAGCTCATGCGGAACACATCACGTAGGCTCAGACACAAGATCTTCTTCTGGATGCTATACCAGGACAAATTAAACACAAGGAACCTATTGCACCGCAATAATATGTACTTGGAGGATTATAATTCTGTGCTCTGTGCAGACAAGACTGAGGAAACATCACTTCACCTATTCTGGGATTGCCCATTTGCCATGAGATGCTGGGATTATCTCATGCAAGATAAACAAAGAGGTATATCAACAAATGATGAGATCATGCTAACACTTCACATACTTCCATCCGATATAGCACTGGATATCATCATCATGAGCTGTTGGAGTATCTGGTCTGTCAGGAACGATAAAATTTTCAGATCAGCAGCCCCACACTTTAATACATTGGAAGATTTATCTCAAGGAAGGATTATGGGCATCTGAGCTGAGAGCAAAACCGAATAAAGCAGACAAGATAAGGAGTTGTGGAGCACAGTTCATGGACCCGGATTAACTATTTTCCTTATGTTTCCCAAAACCTACATTGGTTAATTGTACTAGTTACCTTGTACTTTGTTTAATTATTTAATGAAAATACGTTCTACGATTTCTGCTAAAAACGCTCCATCAGCCAAGCTTCAATCAGAAGTGTCAAGGTAACAGACCGCCACCCTGTGATTGATCTTctgatcagagtcggcggcggtgATTTCGGCCTCGTAAACCTAAAAATGAAGGTGATGCCATCTTCTGATCCGGGAGTCCTAGATCTAGTGTTTTCCCCGGAGCATACCAAGCGACAACGATGCCTCAACAAGGAAATGATGTCAGAGACACCGCCATCGTCCACCATGACCAAAGTCTCGTGCCAACTCAATCTCGCCATTAATTGGATCCACGCGGAGCCCCGCCGTGAAGACATAAGTCGCCGCCGCCCGGTGGTCCCTCCAACCGGAGCAAACTCCCGAACCGATGCCCTCAAGAGGGACTATGACGCAGAAGCATGGCCATCGCTCGATCCCAggaagatctagggtttcccccggagttgCCTGCGTCGTCATGGACCCCAGTACTTCATCCCACGCGACACGCCGGCCACCAAAGCCAAATCCGGCTGGTACTGACCGTGGACCAGCCCGTCCACATCCACCCCGTGCAGGAGAACAGGCCCTCCATGATGCTACTGCATCGCCGCCGCCATGCGTCGTCGCCAGGAAGCAATCCGACGTGGAGTGGAGACCCAGATCGAGGGGCACGCGCTCCCGCTCGTCAAAGGTGCCCCGCACCACCCTGCGCCACGAGAGGAAGGAGCTCCTCCGCCAGCGCCGTCAGCCGCCCGGGCTTAGCTCGGCGGCCTCATTGCAAATTCAAGAGGGGCACTTCCCCAAGATTCCCGGAGAAGTGGCATGCCATGCATGATCATTGTGGGGCTATTGGAAGCTGCCTTTTCGTTACCCATGTCGATCGCACCAAGAATCCAATTCCAAAAAATCACTTTGTAATGATGAAGATGATAGACCTAAAATAAAGGGACTTCTGTCAGCTCACACTTATTTTCATCACTTATGTTCTTTTTGGACTATGGAAAGTTGGAAGTTGGTACATACAGGACATCacccaaatccaaatcatgtgccGCTTAAGTTACATGCTGACTTGATACTTGCCCTTTTTTAGATCATGAATTAAACTATTTGACACCTGGTGTGCTACATACAGGAAAATGACAGAATGAATTACTAGTACACACCTTTATCAAGTAGGAATATGATATAGATaaacagaattcttttcttttaccACAACAAAGGCAATTTGatcaagaaaatcaaattaccctcAGCTCACCCAGATTTCCAGGATTTACAGTTTACATTTGATGATGAACCAGCCCTTTTTCTACCACACAGAGTGAACAATTCTTAAACCATTAAGGTTGCAAAAGAAAAAGAGATGGAACTTGGTAAAAGTACTTGTCTTAGTTCCACAAGAGCAAGATTAAGCAGTTGTCATGGCAGCATCAATCTGCGACTGTCCATGTCATGTCGCCCTCGAAGATCCAATGGCAAACCTCTATCTTGCCGGGTTTACCACCAAGGGCGATGAACGCTCCATGAGACGGGCTCCAATCAGAAGTGTCAAGGTGACAGATGGCCACCCCGTGATTGATCTTCTGACCGGAGTCGGCGGCGGTGATGTCGGCCTCGTACACCCTCGCCTTGGGCACCGAGTGGCAGTAGTACACCAGGTACGGGAACAGGCTCTGGTGGCATGATACAGGCCGTGTCACCTTGCCACCGTGGACTCCGGTGACATTGCCCAGCCTGATGTCCGCGCCGCTGCCCGCCGTGGAGGCCGTGCTGTGGACAACAATGTCACTGCCTAGCATCTCGACAGCAAAGTCCACAATGTCCTCAGCTGAGGTCGCGCACCGCTTAGTCTCGCCCTGGCTGGGCGCGCGCTCGCACTCGGCTACCGTGGATGCCACTGCCTTGCCCATCGCCGTGTCCAAAGGCACCCTGAAGACCTCTGACACGGCATTCGGCTCGAATGGTATCTTCCTGGCAATGTCTCTCGGCAGGAATGCCCTGGGTGGCATCTTGTCCCTGATGTCCGGCATGGGCATTCGGTTCCCGGCCACCAGCTCCCTCTCCCTGAAGAACTTGCCTGGCTCTGGAGACCACTTCATATGCTGATGCTCGGATGTGGTTGCCTCCGCCGACACTGACATTGTGCTTGACGTGTTGTGATACTCCTTGAAGTCGACGCCGGTCTTGGCGTACCCCTTGAACGTGGTATTGTCTCCGGCGTACTGCTTGAACCCAATGTGGTGGTTGCGGTTGGTGCCTTCGCCGTAGCCTTTGAAGGCGACGCTGCCCTGGTTGGCCGAGCCACCGTAGCTCTGGAACTCGGCGGTCCCGCCGTTGGCACCCTTGGCGTAGGAGGCGAAGCTGTCGTCCCCGACATTGGCGTTATCGCGGTACCCCTTGAACGTGTCCACTCCGGCATTGCCGCCGGCACCGTAGCTCCGGAACGTGTTCTCGGGCACGTTCCCCTCGACACCGTATCCCGTGAAGGTGTCGGTCGCGCCGTTGGCGGACTCGCCGTAGTTGGCGAAACCGGAGCTGAGGGTGTTGGTGTCGCCGCCGTAGGAGGTGAAGGTCTCCCGCAGGCTGTTGGCGCTCTTGCCATAGCCGGCGAAGCTGTTCTCCCCGTGGTTGGCCTCCTGGGAGTAGGATGTGAACCCGCGGGTCCGGCCATTGGCCCCGGCGTCGTAGTTGGTGAACTTTGATTCCGGGACGTTGGTGTCCGTGGCGTAGGCGGTGAAGGAGCCCGACCCGCCAGTGGCGCCGCCGGCGTAGGAGGTGAAGTTGGCGGTGACGACGTTGCCGTTGGCCTCGTAGCTGGCGAAGGAGTCGGCCCGCGCCGACGAGTCCCGGCCGTAGCGGCGGAACGAGTCGGCGGCGACGTTGACGTCCGGGGAGTAGGTGCTGAACCCGTCGGTGCCGGCGCCAGCGCCGGAGCCGTAGTTGGTGAAGTTGGCGTCGCTGTAGCTCTTGAACTGGCCTTTCCGGTCCGCCAGCGACGCTACATCAGAGGACGGGCACAGCAGAGCAGCCTTGGAGCAGAGTGTGGGTAGGCGGGCAGTGATGTCGGGGAGCGACGAAGGGAAGGATGCAGCGTCGGCGGCGGGCAGCGGGGAGAGCTTAGAGACGAAGAAGGCCGGGTGGGGGCGGTTGTTGGGCACCTTGCGGTTCCAGTACCGGATGAAGGCCGCCTTGGCCGTGAACGGGTTCACCGAGGAGGACGCGGCCGCGGCGCCGGCGGCATTGcggagcagcagcaggaggaggaggagcagcNNNNNNNNNNNNNNNNNNNNNNNNNNNNNNNNNNNNNNNNNNNNNNNNNNNNNNNNNNNNNNNNNNNNNNNNNNNNNNNNNNNNNNNNNNNNNNNNNNNNNNNNNNNNNNNNNNNNNNNNNNNNNNNNNNNNNNNNNNNNNNNNNNNNNNNNNNNNNNNNNNNNNNNNNNNNNNNNNNNNNNNNNNNNNNNNNNNNNNNNNNNNNNNNNNNNNNNNNNNNNNNNNNNNNNNNNNNNNNNNNNNNNNNNNNNNNNNNNNNNNNNNNNNNNNNNNNNNNNNNNNNNNNNNNNNNNNNNNNNNNNNNNNNNNNNNNNNNNNNNNNNNNNNNNNNNNNNNNNNNNNNNNNNNNNNNNNNNNNNNNNNNNNNNNNNNCTAAACAGAGGCCAAGTGCCGACGAAAGTGAGTACTCCCTCCGTGACCTCGTCTCGTGGGATCACAAGCCCATGGTTCCAAATCCAATCTCAGGGACGTCCGTGACAAACAATTTCACTTGAGCCGCTGGAGGggcatgttttttttttttttacgAACGCCGCCGCCTGGACTTAACTGACAGCGGTTGTCCTGCCTCAGCCGGCGCTTGCAGCCAGTCTGACGAGGCGCCGCCGACCTGCCTTGTCTCACCATTCATCACCACGGCGGAGAGCGGATCGTGCGCAGACCTTTaaaagcaagtacaatagagctgagtcagcggtctataaagaataaactagtatatttctgcttagttgaaggaaagagaagaggagagagaaggtaaacgTTCTCTTCGTGAAAAGCtaactctagcacgtgctcctagacactttgtgagaatgaaaggttggTTGAAAACGCTCCCTCCCCCCGCGTCGCCTCCTCTGGCGGCTCGGGGGCAGCCCCATCGCGCCGCCACCGGCCCACTCCCTCTCACCCCCAtccgcttcgccgccgccggagaGGACGCCGGCGAAGCCGCGCGTGCCCcagggatggtggcggcggggctcctTTGTGTCGGCGCTCACCAGCTAGCGGGGATCCATCCGACGGCGCTGCAAGATCCGGTGTGGTGGCCCTCTTCGCCGGCGTCGGGGGGTGGATCCGGGGCTGCTCAGGCCGGATCCGCCGCGTGGTGGTGCGGTGCTGGTGGTGCGGGGCTGATGGCGGCGGGGTTGAGCGCGCGAGGTCCTGCTGGTCCGGTGTCTCGGGGCGGCTCGTCATGACTCTGTGGTGGGCGCTGGCTGGAGGAGGAGAGGCCCGGCGCAGCTGGCTAGTGATGGCGTGTCGCTGTGAAGCGCGCAGGCCGGTGGCGGCTTGGTGCTCCTCACCGCGGAGGCGCTCGTGCCAGGCCAGATCTGCGTTGCCTGGAGGTGAGGGCTCATGGCCGGCGCACGGCAGGTGAGGTGGTGATGCGGAGGGCCTGACGGGGTGTGGCAGAGGAGATGTGGCTCGATCTGGTGGGGGTGGCGCCAGCGGGAGGCAGTGCTGGGTTCTCACGGGCAGGTTGGTGGCGGCGCTGCGATGGCTCGGTCAAGATGGAGTCTTGCGAGCAGCGAGCTTTCGGTCATCCCTGTGCGGCGTGGAGAGCGGCGGTGCTTTCCTGGTGATGCCGGCCTGGGATTTCTCCGTGGAGAGGCGGGTCTGATTGTCGCAAGGTCGTTCCTTGGAGTGGGCGACGGCCGTTGCGGGCAGTCCTGGACCTGGCAAGTGCTGCGGTGGCGGCGGTGTGAGGCTTCTTGGCAGTGCTACCAATCCCATGGAGGCGTGGCGATGGGCGAAGCGCGGATGAAAATTTTGCACGGCTTCTGCCGGGCCGGCGGTGATGGCATCTGTGGATGTCattcccctccttggaggcatcgtcGAGCGTGTTCGCCTCATCCCT
This window encodes:
- the LOC119292560 gene encoding BURP domain-containing protein 12-like; the encoded protein is MTSRPETPDQQDLARSTPPPSAPHHQHRTTTRRIRPEQPRIHPPTPAKRATTPDLAAPSDGSPLAGERRHKGAPPPPSLGSAHDPLSAVVMNGETRQVGGASSDWLQAPAEAGQPLLLLLLLLLLRNAAGAAAASSSVNPFTAKAAFIRYWNRKVPNNRPHPAFFVSKLSPLPAADAASFPSSLPDITARLPTLCSKAALLCPSSDVASLADRKGQFKSYSDANFTNYGSGAGAGTDGFSTYSPDVNVAADSFRRYGRDSSARADSFASYEANGNVVTANFTSYAGGATGGSGSFTAYATDTNVPESKFTNYDAGANGRTRGFTSYSQEANHGENSFAGYGKSANSLRETFTSYGGDTNTLSSGFANYGESANGATDTFTGYGVEGNVPENTFRSYGAGGNAGVDTFKGYRDNANVGDDSFASYAKGANGGTAEFQSYGGSANQGSVAFKGYGEGTNRNHHIGFKQYAGDNTTFKGYAKTGVDFKEYHNTSSTMSVSAEATTSEHQHMKWSPEPGKFFRERELVAGNRMPMPDIRDKMPPRAFLPRDIARKIPFEPNAVSEVFRVPLDTAMGKAVASTVAECERAPSQGETKRCATSAEDIVDFAVEMLGSDIVVHSTASTAGSGADIRLGNVTGVHGGKVTRPVSCHQSLFPYLVYYCHSVPKARVYEADITAADSGQKINHGVAICHLDTSDWSPSHGAFIALGGKPGKIEVCHWIFEGDMTWTVAD